From Haloplasma contractile SSD-17B:
TTTACGGATGTCTATACCTCGAAACAATTTTCCGATGATTAATCCAGATGGTATAGAGCCAAATAAATAGGCAATAAAAAAATAAAAAACTTGTAAAAACATAGTATTTACCTCCTAGGTATTTTCGTAATGATTATATCATATCGTGTTATAGTTTGGTAGTCAAAGTAAAAAAATAACATAAAATCTATATTTTTATGTTAAAATAATATATAATCGTATCGTAGAGAACGAAAGGGTGAGTCAAAAATGAGCAAAAACTTACAGTATAATGAAGAATCTATTCAAGTTCTTGAAGGATTAGATGCAGTTCGCAAGAGACCGGGGATGTATATTGGTTCTACCGATTATCGTGGTCTTCATCATCTAGTATTTGAAATTGTAGATAATTCTATAGATGAAACGTTACAAGGTTTTGGCGATACAATAAAAGTAACTATTGGAGAAGATAATAGTATCACTGTAGAAGACCAAGGTCGAGGAATGCCTACAGGAATGCATAAGACAGGAAAACCAACTCCCGAAGTAATTATGACCGTTCTTCATGCCGGAGGTAAATTTGGTGGTAGTGGATATAAAACATCTGGTGGACTTCATGGTGTTGGTGCATCAGTTGTTAATGCTCTTTCAGAATGGTTAGAAATTGAAATCAAGCGGGATGGCAATGTGTTCTATCAACGTTTTGAAAATGGTGGTAAACCCGTGACAAAGCTTAAGAAGACTGGGAAAACGAACCGTACAGGGACAACCATTCGATTCAAACCAGACGGGACAATATTTAGTACCACTAAATATAAATATGAAGTCTTAGAGGAACGCTTACGTGAATCAGCATTCCTTAAAAAAGGATTAAGAATTATCTTAGAAGACAAGAGAACTGATAAAAAAGAAGAATTCTATTTTGAAGATGGATTGGAATCTTTCTTACGCTATATCAATGATGAAAAGAAACAATTACATGATCCTGTCTTTTTTGAAGGGGTCGGAAACGATATAGAAGTTGAATTTGCGTTTCAATACGTGGATACATACTCTGAAAATATTATTTCTTTCGTTAACAATGTTCGCACAAAAGACGGTGGTACTCATGAAATAGGAGCAAAAACCGCATTAACTAAGATGGTGAACGAAGTAGCGAGACGTAATAATTTAATAAAAGAAAAAGACAAGAATCTTGAAGGAGCCGATATTAGAGAAGGCCTAACCGCTATCGTTTCAGTACGCGTTCCTGAATCATTATTACAATTTGAAGGGCAAACTAAAAATAAACTCGGAACTTCTGAAGCGAAACAAGCTGTAGAGAGTGTTGTATCTGAACAACTTACGTTCTTCTTTAGTAAAAACCCAGACATAGCAGACAATATCATTAATAAGGCAGTTAAAGCTGCTAAGGCACGTGATGCTGCTAGAAAAGCACGTGACCTTGCACGAATAGGGAAGAAAAATAAAAATAAAGTCAACTTAAATGGTAAGTTAACACCTGCCCAATCTAAAAGCAAGAAGAAAAACGAATTATTCATTGTCGAGGGGATTTCTGCTGGTGGTTCGGCAAAACAAGGTCGAGATAAGAAACACCAAGCAATTCTTCCACTTAGAGGTAAAGTTATTAATACTGAAAAAGCTAAAATCTCTGACATAATTAAAAACGAAGAAATTAATAACTTAATATTTGCAATTGGTGGCGGATTTGGTAGTGAGTTTGATGTCGATAAAATTAATTACGATAAAATCATTATCATGACCGATGCCGATACCGATGGGGCACATATTCAGGTCTTAATATTAACCTTCTTCTTTAGATATATGACTGAGTTAGTAGAGGCTGGGAAAATATATCTAGCAAATCCACCTTTATATAAAGTTTCTAGAAAAAGAGGAAAGAAAGAGATTATTAAATATGCGTGGTCAGATAAAGAACTAAAATCTACTCTGGCTGGCATGGAAAAAGGATACATGATCCAACGTTACAAGGGATTAGGAGAAATGAATGCAGACCAACTCTTTGATACAACCATGAACCCTGAAACGAGAACATTAATACGTGTAAATGTTGAAGATGCAGCTGAAGCCGATCATTACTTTAATATTATAATGGGAGACAAGGTTGACCTTCGCCGTGAATGGATTGAAAATAACGTTCAATTTACGCTAGAAGATGACTTTAACATTGAAGGGACTGTATAGAATATGGCAAAGATAGAAGAAATAAATCGTATTATCGATAACAGAATTGAATCTGTTTTAGGGGAACGTTTTGCACTTTATTCAAAATATATTATTCAAGACCGTGCTCTACCAGATGTTAGAGATGGCTTAAAACCAGTTCAACGACGTATTCTATATGCGATGTACAGAGAAAAAAATACTTCAGAAAAGAATTATCGTAAATCGGCTAAAACCGTCGGTGTTGTAATTGGTAATTACCATCCTCATGGTGACTCTTCTGTTTATGAGGCAATGGTACGACTATCTCAGGACTGGAAGGTCCGTGAACCACTTGTTGATATGCATGGTAACAAAGGTAGTATAGATGGAGACCCTCCTGCAGCGATGCGTTATACAGAGGCAAGGTTATCTAAAATATCAAATGAATTATTAAAAGATATTGATAAACATACAGTAGAGTTTGCACCAAACTTTGATGATACTGAGCTTGAGCCTACTGTTTTACCCAGTCGTTTTCCTAACCTTTTAGTGAATGGTTCAACAGGTATTTCAGCTGGTTATGCAACAGATATACCACCGCATAATATTACAGAAGTAATCAATGCAGTTAATTATCGATTAAAACATCCAGATTGTTCTTTAAAGGCAATCATGAGGTACATTAAAGGTCCTGATTTCCCTACAGGTGGAATTGTTCAAGGGCTTGCAGGTATTGAAAAAGGATACAAGACCGGAAAAGGTAAGATTGTCATAAAAAGTCGATACGAGGTAGACGACAAGAAACGACGTATAAATATTACAGAGATTCCTTTCGAGGTAAATAAGTCTGTTTTACTAAAGAAAATTGAAGATATTCGTATAGATAAGAAGGTCGATGGCATCGCAGAAGTACGAGATGAAACCGATCAACAGGGATTACGAATTGCTATCGACTATAAGAAAGATGCAAATGTCGAATTAATTATTAACTATTTACTTAAAAATACACATTTGCAAGTAAACTATAACTTTAATATGACTGCCATTCACAATAAACGACCGGTTCGATTAGGAATTCTAGAGATGCTTGATGCGTATATTGAACATCAAAAAGATGTAACGATCAATCGTTCGAATTATGAATTGAATAAGGCAAAGGCACGTTTACATATTTTAGATGGACTTGTTAAAATGGTTTCTGTTTTAGATGATGTTATTCGTATTATTAGAAAGTCAAATAATAAGTCGGATGCCAAAAATAATCTGATTGAGGAATTTAAATTTTCAGAAGAACAGGCAGAGGCAATTGTAACGCTTCAATTATATCGATTATCAAATACTGATGTAGTAGCCTTAGAGGAAGAAGCACGAAAGTTAACTGTTTATGTAACTGAACTAGAGGAAATTCTTTCGAAAGAGGATAAATTAATCACCGTAATCACTAATGAATTGAACGACGTGAAGAAAAACTACAAGAGTCAGAGACGTACTGATATCGAGGAAGAAATTGAAGAGATTCAAATTGATAAAATAGATATGATTAAACAGGAAGATGTCATTCTAACAATTACAAGAGAAGGATATATTAAAACAACAAAGTATCGAACTGAACTATATAAGCTTGAAGATTATGAAGTAATCGCAAACGATTATATTGTGACGAATCTTGTGGCAACGACTATAGATACCGCACTGATTTTTACGAATAAAGGGAATTATATTTATTTACCACTTCACCAGATTGCACAAAAACGCTACAATGAACTTGGTCAACACATAAATGAACTCGTACGTATAGAGCCTGATGAGAAAATTATGCGTACGATCATTGTAAAAGACTTTGATTTTGAAGATCGTTTCCTATTATTAGCCACTAAGAATGGATATATTAAGCGTACAGCAATCACTGACTTTAACGTGACACGATATTCGAAGACATTTACAGCTATTAAATTAAAAGGCAATGACGATGCCCTTATTGACGTCTCTGTAAGTGATGATACAGACCGAGAAGTAATCGTAGTTACAAAAGAGGGTTATATGGTTCGTTATCCTGAATCTGAAATTTCAATATCGAGTACAAAGGCGAGAGGCGTAAAGAGTCTTAATCTAAAGGACGATGATGAAGTAGTTGCTGCTAAATATATATATAATTATGACTATTCGTTATGTCTATTTACCCATCGTGGTCACATTAAGAAAGTACAGTTAAAAGATATTCAGCAAACATCGCGAGGGGTTAGAGGAAATTATACATTAAATCGACTAAAACGAAATAATCATTTATATGTTGGAGCAATACTTATTCACGATAATGAACCATACATACTTGAAACGACAGATCAGCATCAAGTACTAAATAACGTTTCAGATATTTCACACACGGATTTAAATACAAATGGTTCAAAGTTTTTAGAAAACAAGGGTCAAGAGATTAAACGTGTTCTTGAAATCACAACTGATCAATCGTTTGTTTTCGACAAAGAAAGACCAAAGTCTACACTAGTTAGTCAAGATTCATCTAAAAACAACAAAAATAATGACGAATCAACATTATTCAACATGAATAGTCTTAAAGAGTAATAAAAAGCCCGTTTCGGGCTTTTTTTATATCAAATTTTAAGTTTGAATATATTTATTCCTATAAAAGTACCACATATTTCAATTAAATATCTTCAAAAATTGAAAAAAATGTATTATAATGGATGTATGTTTCGATCAAAAGGGGGAGACCTTATGTATTATTTTACTAATATCAAAAATACGCCGTATTCATTCTCAATTGTTAAAAAGATGACAGAAGTGTATGAGTACAAAGGTAAAGAAACTTACTATCTAAAAACTTTCAATAATAACATTTCACTTATTAAAGAAAACGTAGTAAGTAATCAAGCAGAGTATTCGGGGAAATTTTTAAATATAAAACTATCCAATCAACGATACAAACTCTTAACTCGTCAAAATGCGTCACACCAGGATCGTAGAGAAAACTTAGTTGTCAATCTATTAGAGTCATTTAAGATTATTCACAATTCAGATACGAACTGGAACCTAACCACAAATGGTGTAATAGAAATTCATGATTTTATTTTTGCAGAATTTGATCCACATGCTGGGATCAAAAACAAACGTAATAAACTTGAAAAGAAAAATGAACTTGATACATTAATAAGTACATTTAACAAACTAATGAAAGAGGATGCAACGGAATACATTAGCTTGTTCTCGGCATTCATCATTGATTTCATCAATATTAAACCGTTTAACGAATATAATGAGTACATTGCAATTGTATTATTAACTCTATTACTAAAACAATATGGATATAATGTAGTTGATTTTGTTAGCTTGTTCAATTTAATTGAAGAGGACAAGCAGTCTTTTAAAGATGCTATTACTAAATCCGGAATGAATTGGGAACTTGGCTTACCTCAATATCATTTCTTTATCAATTATATTCTTGAATTACTAATTGTGGCATATCAAAAATTAGAACTACTACATAAAAGTTTCCAATTTGATAAACAATACAGTAAAGAAGAACTGATTGAACAGACGATTGCAAACTTTACAAGTACATTTACAAAAGAAGAAATTCGTGAGTTAAATCCATTTATTAGTGATTCTACGATTAATCGAACACTGAAAGCATTACGTGACCAAGGAATCATTGAACCAACCGGTAAAGGGCGTTCAGCTAAGTGGAAAAAAGTCCGTAAAGGTACATTTCAAATCTACTAAAGAGTTCACATTTAAGGAGTACGAACTATGAATTCATCAACTGATCACTCAACATCTCTCATATTGAACATGAAATACTTTTTTCCGTATTTATTTATAGGTCTAGGGGTAGGGTGCTATTTTCCGATATTAGGGTTTTACCTAGAATATGAACTATTTTTTACTGGTACTCAAATAGGTCTTATATTAGCCTCTACTGCTTTATTTCAGATTGTTGCAATGCCAGTTTGGGGGATTCTAACAGACTATATCAAGTCACCTAAACGAACCTTATCTATATCACTTGTTTTTTGCTCACTGACTATTTTTGTACTCATGTTTGTCAGTTCATTTATTGCATTTATATCTTTTATCATTCTATTCACTCTTTTTAGAGCGCCAATTTTTTATCTATATGATGAAATGATTTTATCAATTTCAAAAATCAAAGTAGTTAATTATGGGTTTATTCGTGCAGGGGGCTCAATTGGTTTTGCAGTTGCTGCATTTATTGGTTTCTTTTTCTCTAAATTTTTTGACTATAATATTTTTT
This genomic window contains:
- the parE gene encoding DNA topoisomerase IV subunit B, whose product is MSKNLQYNEESIQVLEGLDAVRKRPGMYIGSTDYRGLHHLVFEIVDNSIDETLQGFGDTIKVTIGEDNSITVEDQGRGMPTGMHKTGKPTPEVIMTVLHAGGKFGGSGYKTSGGLHGVGASVVNALSEWLEIEIKRDGNVFYQRFENGGKPVTKLKKTGKTNRTGTTIRFKPDGTIFSTTKYKYEVLEERLRESAFLKKGLRIILEDKRTDKKEEFYFEDGLESFLRYINDEKKQLHDPVFFEGVGNDIEVEFAFQYVDTYSENIISFVNNVRTKDGGTHEIGAKTALTKMVNEVARRNNLIKEKDKNLEGADIREGLTAIVSVRVPESLLQFEGQTKNKLGTSEAKQAVESVVSEQLTFFFSKNPDIADNIINKAVKAAKARDAARKARDLARIGKKNKNKVNLNGKLTPAQSKSKKKNELFIVEGISAGGSAKQGRDKKHQAILPLRGKVINTEKAKISDIIKNEEINNLIFAIGGGFGSEFDVDKINYDKIIIMTDADTDGAHIQVLILTFFFRYMTELVEAGKIYLANPPLYKVSRKRGKKEIIKYAWSDKELKSTLAGMEKGYMIQRYKGLGEMNADQLFDTTMNPETRTLIRVNVEDAAEADHYFNIIMGDKVDLRREWIENNVQFTLEDDFNIEGTV
- the parC gene encoding DNA topoisomerase IV subunit A; amino-acid sequence: MAKIEEINRIIDNRIESVLGERFALYSKYIIQDRALPDVRDGLKPVQRRILYAMYREKNTSEKNYRKSAKTVGVVIGNYHPHGDSSVYEAMVRLSQDWKVREPLVDMHGNKGSIDGDPPAAMRYTEARLSKISNELLKDIDKHTVEFAPNFDDTELEPTVLPSRFPNLLVNGSTGISAGYATDIPPHNITEVINAVNYRLKHPDCSLKAIMRYIKGPDFPTGGIVQGLAGIEKGYKTGKGKIVIKSRYEVDDKKRRINITEIPFEVNKSVLLKKIEDIRIDKKVDGIAEVRDETDQQGLRIAIDYKKDANVELIINYLLKNTHLQVNYNFNMTAIHNKRPVRLGILEMLDAYIEHQKDVTINRSNYELNKAKARLHILDGLVKMVSVLDDVIRIIRKSNNKSDAKNNLIEEFKFSEEQAEAIVTLQLYRLSNTDVVALEEEARKLTVYVTELEEILSKEDKLITVITNELNDVKKNYKSQRRTDIEEEIEEIQIDKIDMIKQEDVILTITREGYIKTTKYRTELYKLEDYEVIANDYIVTNLVATTIDTALIFTNKGNYIYLPLHQIAQKRYNELGQHINELVRIEPDEKIMRTIIVKDFDFEDRFLLLATKNGYIKRTAITDFNVTRYSKTFTAIKLKGNDDALIDVSVSDDTDREVIVVTKEGYMVRYPESEISISSTKARGVKSLNLKDDDEVVAAKYIYNYDYSLCLFTHRGHIKKVQLKDIQQTSRGVRGNYTLNRLKRNNHLYVGAILIHDNEPYILETTDQHQVLNNVSDISHTDLNTNGSKFLENKGQEIKRVLEITTDQSFVFDKERPKSTLVSQDSSKNNKNNDESTLFNMNSLKE
- a CDS encoding Fic family protein — its product is MYYFTNIKNTPYSFSIVKKMTEVYEYKGKETYYLKTFNNNISLIKENVVSNQAEYSGKFLNIKLSNQRYKLLTRQNASHQDRRENLVVNLLESFKIIHNSDTNWNLTTNGVIEIHDFIFAEFDPHAGIKNKRNKLEKKNELDTLISTFNKLMKEDATEYISLFSAFIIDFINIKPFNEYNEYIAIVLLTLLLKQYGYNVVDFVSLFNLIEEDKQSFKDAITKSGMNWELGLPQYHFFINYILELLIVAYQKLELLHKSFQFDKQYSKEELIEQTIANFTSTFTKEEIRELNPFISDSTINRTLKALRDQGIIEPTGKGRSAKWKKVRKGTFQIY